The following nucleotide sequence is from Austwickia chelonae.
TCCAGACCGCTGTTTCGCATACGCAGGACGACCTCCGAGGAGCATCGTTCGTGGCAGCTGTCCGTTACATAGGAAATTTCACCAGCCATAACCTCTTCAGCGCCATCGCCGGAATCGGTGTGGCCTACCTACTCGGTCGAACCGGAAACATCCCAGTGAGCGGCTACCAGCGCATCAAGATCTTTGCTGGTTTCTACGGCCTCGCCTGGTGCCTGCATTTCGTGGTGAATGCCCATTACCCTGAACAGTTCTTCCCGGTGATGATCATCGCGAAGGTCCCGATCGGACTCACCATTCTGTACTTCGTATTGCAGTGGCTGTGGCGTTCCGAACAGTCTTACCTGAAGGAAGCAGCCGTCGCCGTCAGCGGAGCTGATCCTGGAGACCTCAGCCAGCTGACCGAACTGGAGAAGATCGCCATCGGCAGCCCTCAGGAGCGTCGCCGTTATCTACGTCGTCTCCGCAAGAGTGAAGGGGCTCAGGCCGCCCGCCGGACGAAACGTCAGATAAACCTGTACCTCATCCGTTTGCAAGCCTGGGGGCGCTATGGAACAGGAGTCGACGAACACCTGGGCAATCAATACGTCGTCATGCGGGCAGCCCAAGGATGAACCGCACTCCTCCGCGTGTGGACCCTCACCGATAACAATTGCGGGGCGTTCCTGAAGAAGGAACACCCCGCAGTATTTTCCGTTCCCTGTCGCCGGGAACGGAAAGGTCACTTGGCCAATACCTGCACCACGTCGGTAAGGATGCCACCGACCGCGACCAGGCCGGCCACGATGACGAAGACATTCGACAGACGACCACGATAGGGCGCCAGTGCCTCGACCTTGTACACCGCGTACATCGGCATCAGGTAAAGGACGATCGCGATGACCGGACCGGACAGTGTGTCGATCAGGGTGAGGATGCTCGGGTTGACGACGGCGACGGCCCAGGTGGTCAAGAAGATGAACAGGGCGATCGCCTTGTTCAACGGGCCTTCGGCGAAACGCTCACCCTTGGGGTCGAAGAAGCGGACGATACCGACCGCACCTTCGGCCGCCCCCAAGTAGTGGCCGAAGAAGGAGGACGCGATCGCAGCGATGGCCACCGCCGGGCCCAAGTAGCTGATGAACGGGCTGTCGTGGACATTCGCCAGGTAGGAGAGCACCGGCAGGTTCGCCTTCTTCGCCTCGGCCAAGCCTGATGAGCCCAGCGCGAGAACACAGGACCAGACGAAGCCCATCGCGAAGACCACCAGCAGGACAGTGGTGCGGCTGAGCACCTGGGAGGCCTTGTCCGCAGCCTTTCCGCCATACTGCTGCTTCATCGCCAGCGAGAACTGCGAGATCGCCGGAGAATGGTTGAAGGCGAAGACCAGGATCGGGATGGTCACCCAGATCGACAAGGCGAAGTCACCGGCAGAAGGCATCGCCATCAGATCGGTGAGATTCCAGCTGGGGATCAGGTAGATCGTGACGGCGAAGAGAATCGCGATCAGCGGGTAGACCAGCCATTCGGTGACGATGAGCATGATGCGCTGACCTGCGATCATCACCGCCATCATCAAGGCGATCAGCACGCCGGAGAGGATCACCCGCGGAACGGGGGGCAGATGCAGCTGGTTCGTCATGAGGCTGTCCACCGTGTTGGTGATGCCGACGCCGTAGATGAGCACGATCGGATAGATCGCCAGGAAGTACAGGAGCGTCATGGCCCGGCCGAACTTCTCGCCGAAGAAGTCCTGGGCGACCACGGTGATGTCGTCGCCGGGACGGTTCGAAGCGCAGACGAACCGGGACAGTCCACGGTGGGACAGGTAGGTCATCGGGCCGATCAGCAGGGTGACCACCAGCAGCGGCCACAGGCCACCGGCGCCGGCCTTGATGGGGAGGAAGAGGATTCCGGCACCGATAGCGGTACCGAAGAGGCTGATCATCCAGCCGGTGTCATAGCGCGTCCACTTCATGGTGGGCGCGGCTTCCGCGGAGTCGCCCGGGCCTTCCGTGGCCGGTGTCGACGCCGCGTCTGCGGTGGTGTCGTGAGATGACGACATTGTCTCGATCCTTCTGGATGTGTATTTACTCCGACATGCCCAGATCGAGATACCGAAGAGAGGCATCCCCCTGGGCCGACCAGACCGGGCAGAACATGCGCAAGAAAAGGTGCCGACACGTTGCCCTGTCGGCACCTTCACCCACGTACAGCTCGCCCTTCGACACCGGAACGAACGTCCGACCGTGAAGTGCGGCTGAGGCTTCATCATAGAAGCGGCACAGAGCGGCCGTCTATCCTAAAAAGGCGAATCAGCTGTTCGGTTCCGCAAAAATGTGACCATCGTCCCAAGAGAACTCTTCGCGCACCTTCGGAGCCCGCTGAACAGCATGAACGCAGGAAAATCGGCCTCAGCGATCTAACAACTATGTGTCAGTTGACTTCTCGATCAGGGCCACGGGCCGTTTCCACGCCCAGATCCCGAAAATCGCCCCGACAATCAGCAAGCACAGACCGGCATACAGATTCGCATTCACTCCGCCCGTCTTGGCCAACGCCGGATCGCCGAAGAGCCCTAACACGGTCAGGATGACGCCGTAGAGCGCCATCAACGCGCCGATGACATGACGAATATCGAAAGCAGCGGTCTTCGTCACAGGCCTTCCTTCACCGCGAGACATCATCACCTCTCAGAACATCGCATTGAGCACGACGACCATCCCGATGGCCAGACCAGCCATCGGGAGAGTCCTGCGGTACCACGGCAGCAGTGCCTCCTCCGGGTCCACCACATCCTCCTTCGGCGT
It contains:
- a CDS encoding aromatic amino acid transport family protein is translated as MSSSHDTTADAASTPATEGPGDSAEAAPTMKWTRYDTGWMISLFGTAIGAGILFLPIKAGAGGLWPLLVVTLLIGPMTYLSHRGLSRFVCASNRPGDDITVVAQDFFGEKFGRAMTLLYFLAIYPIVLIYGVGITNTVDSLMTNQLHLPPVPRVILSGVLIALMMAVMIAGQRIMLIVTEWLVYPLIAILFAVTIYLIPSWNLTDLMAMPSAGDFALSIWVTIPILVFAFNHSPAISQFSLAMKQQYGGKAADKASQVLSRTTVLLVVFAMGFVWSCVLALGSSGLAEAKKANLPVLSYLANVHDSPFISYLGPAVAIAAIASSFFGHYLGAAEGAVGIVRFFDPKGERFAEGPLNKAIALFIFLTTWAVAVVNPSILTLIDTLSGPVIAIVLYLMPMYAVYKVEALAPYRGRLSNVFVIVAGLVAVGGILTDVVQVLAK
- a CDS encoding PrsW family intramembrane metalloprotease, translating into MSLISGTMLTMLFFFVPSVTFCVWAMMQCDAYQVRRTWVMLASYASGATIAVYLSLMGNSYIRTVVPSLLGEELARMWSAAIFGPSTEEWSKAVCVALIMLIAKETLTRPVHGLMVGGFVGLGFQVTEDLVYTIQTAVSHTQDDLRGASFVAAVRYIGNFTSHNLFSAIAGIGVAYLLGRTGNIPVSGYQRIKIFAGFYGLAWCLHFVVNAHYPEQFFPVMIIAKVPIGLTILYFVLQWLWRSEQSYLKEAAVAVSGADPGDLSQLTELEKIAIGSPQERRRYLRRLRKSEGAQAARRTKRQINLYLIRLQAWGRYGTGVDEHLGNQYVVMRAAQG